One Deinococcus cellulosilyticus NBRC 106333 = KACC 11606 DNA segment encodes these proteins:
- a CDS encoding DivIVA domain-containing protein, whose amino-acid sequence MNITPFDIRSQEFSGAVSGYNRREVKQFLENLSSEFEQMLVNANDLQTRIQHLEIQLGELRSGEDDLKRAVISAGQIAHQMKENAQREAEIIKREAEAIREQAERDAQAILDQARKRADELLREANLDRDRMFSEAHAKVQEMQTGLEQVKSEKAQFLAQYRAMLKAFLELSAKHPE is encoded by the coding sequence ATGAACATCACACCGTTCGACATTCGCAGTCAGGAGTTCTCGGGTGCCGTCAGTGGCTACAACCGCCGGGAAGTGAAGCAGTTTCTGGAGAACCTCTCCAGCGAGTTTGAACAGATGCTGGTGAACGCCAACGACCTGCAAACCCGCATCCAGCATCTCGAGATCCAGCTTGGAGAGTTGCGTTCAGGCGAGGATGACCTGAAGCGTGCTGTGATCTCTGCCGGTCAGATCGCCCACCAGATGAAGGAAAATGCCCAGCGTGAGGCTGAGATCATCAAGCGTGAAGCAGAGGCCATCCGTGAACAGGCCGAGCGTGATGCCCAGGCCATTCTGGACCAGGCCCGCAAGCGTGCCGATGAACTGCTCAGGGAAGCGAACCTGGACCGGGACCGCATGTTCTCCGAGGCCCATGCCAAAGTGCAGGAAATGCAAACGGGTCTGGAGCAGGTCAAGTCCGAGAAAGCCCAGTTTCTGGCCCAGTACCGGGCCATGCTCAAGGCTTTCCTGGAACTCAGTGCCAAACATCCTGAATAA
- a CDS encoding YggS family pyridoxal phosphate-dependent enzyme, which translates to MQLPLLLKDIERCAVESGRDPATVHLIAVSKGQPISAIQEKVLQFGHFRLAENRGQELRDKLKELTDPRLEWHFIGPLQSNKIKYLSQVHLIHTLEHAEQATDLARYAEKWGRAPKLLIQVHNGEVQKHGCPAEEVPALLKTTRELGLEVEGLMVMAPYHQPEAARQVFHGVAALNAKLDLRELSMGMSDDYPLAIETGATLIRIGSAIFL; encoded by the coding sequence GTGCAGTTGCCGCTTCTCCTGAAAGACATTGAACGCTGTGCTGTGGAATCTGGAAGGGACCCTGCAACAGTGCACCTGATTGCTGTCAGCAAAGGTCAGCCCATTTCGGCCATTCAGGAGAAAGTGCTGCAGTTTGGGCATTTCCGGCTGGCAGAAAACCGGGGCCAGGAACTCAGGGACAAACTGAAAGAGCTCACCGATCCCAGGCTGGAGTGGCATTTCATTGGCCCCCTCCAGAGCAACAAGATCAAATATCTCTCGCAGGTGCACCTGATTCATACGCTGGAGCATGCTGAACAGGCCACAGACCTGGCCCGCTATGCCGAGAAGTGGGGGAGGGCTCCCAAACTCCTCATTCAGGTGCATAATGGTGAGGTGCAGAAGCACGGGTGTCCGGCTGAGGAGGTTCCAGCACTGCTGAAAACCACCCGCGAGCTTGGTCTGGAGGTGGAGGGCCTGATGGTGATGGCACCCTACCACCAGCCTGAGGCAGCCAGACAGGTGTTTCATGGGGTTGCAGCTTTAAACGCTAAACTGGACCTCAGAGAGCTGAGCATGGGCATGAGTGACGATTACCCGCTGGCCATCGAAACTGGGGCCACGCTCATCCGGATAGGGAGTGCCATTTTTCTATGA